Genomic DNA from Lactuca sativa cultivar Salinas chromosome 8, Lsat_Salinas_v11, whole genome shotgun sequence:
CTATGCGAATAATTTGTCACATCATCTCAAATCCCCTTATATTGCCTTAATTTCTTCGTCTCCCTTCAATCCCATTTACGATTTCTCAGTTCTCACCACACCATCGCTATGAATGGCAATCGCATCTCTGCCGTGATTTTCGATTTGGATGGCACCCTTTTGAACACAGGTATCGTAGTTCCTATACTTGCTTCATCTTCGTTCTAGTATAACAACGGATTATTATGACGAATGTAAAACTACTTGCTTGCTTATCCATTATTTGTAATTCAAGTTGAAATAACACATTCAAAGAAGCCCTAATTACAACTTTTTAACTTTTAAGCACATAATATGAGTATCTAAGCATGAATTACGACAACTTAAGCGTAAAGTACAACTAAACATCTCTGGTATTTATGTTTCGGTTCATTCTTTCAAATGTTGATCTGTGTAGCTCATATTTTGTTGTTAAAATTTGGTCTTTTCTGGTTTCTAGAGCAAGTTACAAAGGATCTTTTAAAGGAATTTCTTGCTAGATATGGGAAAGTGGTGGACATGGAGAAGGAAAACAAGAGGATGGGAATGGTACACCATGAGTCTGCAATTGCAGTTGTTAAAGACTATGATCTTCCAATTACACCTCAACAATACACCCAAAACATCATGCCCATGTATCATGAAAAGTGAGTTCTCTTTCTGGGTATTCCTTGTAAAACTTAACACTCCATAAAGCAAACTTGATATGATCCTGGTCTTAGATTATGCATCATTCTTTTTCTTGTTTGGAGGCATTAACTTTAAACATCTGTGGTTCAAAATTTTGATTGGTGGAGACCTTTACAATCATCATGGTTTTTGGCCACATGTTTGATTGACATGTTTAGCCATTAAAATTGTTTATGTGattacatatttatatttttaaaccaATTTAGTTTAATTATGTTTCCATCAATTCCAAGTTGCTAAAAACAGATTTAGTACCATAAGGGATGATGACGTGTCTTATGCAAGTTGTGTTCTTGTAGGTGGCCTCAAGCCAAACCACTTCCTGGTGTCAATCGCCTCATTAAGCATCTCCATAAACATGGAGTTCCTTTTGCACTTGCTTCCAACTCCATAAGGAAGAATGTTGAAGTCAAAGTCTCTTCCCAGAAAGGTCATGGTTTTTCCTTTTTTTCTACTCTTTTTGCTATTAAGTCTTATCAAACCACATTCTCTTAGAAGATTTACTCACATTCATGTTTACATATACCTACATACACATCCACACTAGAAAAATAGTCCTTGTTTCTTTAGTAAAGTTGTATTGTTTTCTTGTTTAATTATCTTCTGATGTGTTTTTTTTTATCTACTTTTCTTTACACCAATTTCGATATAGAAACTTTCATGTAATCATCTTCCACTATAGTATTTATGTGGAAGTAAGTATTCATAATGTAATATATCATGATATGAATGATGTCCAATGAAAAAGCAAATTTGCAGCCTTTTCTTTTTGCACTTTTTGCATATGCTGAGGAATAGTGAATCCTTTTAATTGTTTCTTAAAATCATACCTTGTGAGTTCCACATATGTAGGAGCATGTTAATTTAAGAAAAAGACAAACTTTGTTCTTAATTCTTATTAAGAACTTCTTAAGCATGTTGATGTCTATTGGACAGagtttttttataatattatttcTTATAAATTTTTTCTTACAACAGGTTGGAAAGAATACTTTTCAGTAATTCTTGGAAGTGATCAAGTCAAATCAGGAAAACCTTCTCCAGATCTGTAAGCTTTGTAAGCATTTATATGATGATTATTTAAAAGTTGTTTTTGGCCATTTATCTCATAGCTGAGAGCCAAAACTTGGAcacaatacaaaaaaaaaaaaaaaaacttttttcaaGTATAAGGGAAAGTTCTTGTGACTTACTTTTCTTAAAATTATGAAAATCACTTAAACATTAGATTCCTGGAAGCTGCAAATAAGATGGGTGTGGATGCATCTTGCTGTCTTGTGATAGAAGATTCTCTGTAAGTGAATTTTGGTATTTTTTCACTTTTCTAGAGTATGTCATATTAAGGGGGTACTTTAGGTATTTGATAGTTTGTCAAagactatatcaacagggttaaTAATGTAATTATACCAACAGTGTAGGGGTTAAAGCTGGAAAGGCTGCAAAAATGCAAGTGGTGGCTGTTCCTTCTATTCAAGATGAATCAGATCAATATTCAATTGCTGATCATATAATTCGTTCATTTCTAGATTTTCAACCAGAGCTTTGGGCACTCCCTCCTTTTGATGactgtatatatatacatatatattttttttaatcaagatTCCATGCAAATGCCTTACACCAtattatatctatatatatatatatatatatatatatatatatatatatatatatatatatatatatatatagtttgcaATAATAGTTTATCTTTTTCAGGGGTGATGAATGCATTACCAATTGAACCAATTTGTTTCAAGGCTTCAAACAAAAATGGATTTCTTCAAGAACTTTCAGGTTTACATTGTTTAAAATAGagcaaattacacgaatggtccctatggtttagggtaatttgctcgtttggtctctaacttattctttttaacttggaaggtccctactgtttgtttttgttacgcgtttggttcctgtcttacctaaaaagactatttttcccttatttttttaatttatttaaataaacacacctccaACCCCACCCCTCACATTATTTTACCTACGTCATcgtttttttctatttaaataatagtctttttaagtaagacagagaccaaccaCGTAACAAAAGCAAACAATAGGGACaaagtgcgtaacaaaaacaaataatagggaccttccgagttaaaaaagttagggaccaaacgcgcaaattaccccaaaccataaggactattcatgtaatttactctttaaaatATACTTTGATTTCTTTTTGTTTATATTGAATCTCTCTTAAAACTTTTTTCAAGAAATTTGGAATATTGGTGTAGACAATTTGAGCAATGTTTGTTGATTTATTCATGTCTTTTGTTGGTTATTCAGTTAATGGAGCTTCTGATCTTCCTAATCAAGCATGGGGTGTGTATTTTGGGTGGGTTGAAGTTGACTCACAACAGAGATTCAAGATTATAGTTAGCATAAAATGGGACTATACTTCTGGCTCTTTTGGAAAAACCATTGTGAGATTTCAAACAATtgcatatataaaataaaatgcgATTATAAATAAAGATAAACATGTTTAGTAATGTTTAGCTTTGATTTCAGGAAGCTTGTTTTATGAATGGAAGCAATGAGCAAATCTATGATGAGCCAATGAAAGTGACACTAGTTGGTTTCATCAGAGGATTCGATACAAAGGTaactaaatttatttaaaaaaaaaaaaattctacttATATTAGtgtaagttttttttaaaagaaaaatcataCATGATTTACAGAAGAATCCTTCAAGTGATACTCACATACTTGATCAAGATAAGTCAATAGCAGAAGCTTGCTTGGATTTAGCAGAATATCAGTATTAACAGTGCCTATTGGTGGGAAAAGTTAAACTTTTAAACCATTGCACTGAAATAAGTTCAAATTTATACAAGTTATTAGAATACATCATCTTTCTGATAAAGAACTGGAGTTGTGTCCATGTGTTTGTGGATGGATCAATGTGATTTGATGTTTTTAAGCTTGAAATGTAATAGGTCCCACATTTGGGATAATAAGAACATTTGaaataatataaattttgaaCTTTAATGAGTATGATATAACTTGTTGTTATGTATTTTGATAGTTGAGTAATGGAATGAATTGCAATGTATAATTCTTTTATGGCCATTGCTTTTATTAATATCTCTAAATTCTCTATTATGGATTGGTGGTTTGAAGGAGTTAGATGATAAgatttgatgatttggtttgttcTCTAAGTTCTACTTGCAAGGTAACAAATGTGGATTATgtatcattttcattcatttttgaAAGAGTTTGAAATACTATGAAAGAGTATGTATTTCAGTGTAAGGTGATCATGTGCGTGTTATTGGTTTGTGTATCGAAGGTTCAAAATGTTCACTTTCAAGAAAACAATTAGGATGTGAAGAAATTAAAGTTTGTCACTTGTTTGGTTGGCATGAAATGGATTGTAAATTATGAGGAGAAATATACAAAGAATTAGAAGATGAAATTTGACCTACAAATTAAATAAACCATCAGTAAAAAGTACTATAACACATTGATTTTGAAGAAGATTGAAAACATCAACCACTTGCACAATGACAAGTTTATTGCTTGAAAGGTTCATGATATGAACTATGGCAAATTGCAATAAAGTCAGTAAGTTTTATCGAAAATTTTGATTAACATCATGTTTTCTTCTCCATAATTATGTCATTATATTTACAATTTTGTTATAATATCAACTAAATGATTGGTTTTTCTTATTCTCCCACTAACCAATTTACCCAGATTGCAATAGAGTCATTAAGTTTATTCAAAATTCCGATTTTAacaccatttttttttataaatttatttataaaaaatgtctttacatttataattttgttttaatGTCCAACATGGATGCACATAGAAAATATGATTGGCGCAAAGACAAAGGTTGTGTTTGGtgtattttttgagtttttttaaattattatcgTTGGCAAGACAAAAAGTAATTAATAAACTAGTTTTTTAGAAAGTTACTTTGAGTAGTTTTTTAGTAATTTTCCTAAAATTTCCTAAATATACCtttatttaattatagaaaaatatttttctaaatcttgttttatattattttatatatttcagttaACTTATCAAGCAGTTTTACCAacagttattattttttttttttgtcaaaatagCTTATAAACTAACAATTAGTTTTTTAACTACCAATTAACTTTTTAGTTATAACTAGCTTTTCAACTAATCTGTCAATCATAACTATTAGACGACAAAAACTTAGACCAATACAAATGTTTCATTTAAATAG
This window encodes:
- the LOC111911308 gene encoding bifunctional riboflavin kinase/FMN phosphatase, which gives rise to MNGNRISAVIFDLDGTLLNTEQVTKDLLKEFLARYGKVVDMEKENKRMGMVHHESAIAVVKDYDLPITPQQYTQNIMPMYHEKWPQAKPLPGVNRLIKHLHKHGVPFALASNSIRKNVEVKVSSQKGWKEYFSVILGSDQVKSGKPSPDLFLEAANKMGVDASCCLVIEDSLVGVKAGKAAKMQVVAVPSIQDESDQYSIADHIIRSFLDFQPELWALPPFDDWVMNALPIEPICFKASNKNGFLQELSVNGASDLPNQAWGVYFGWVEVDSQQRFKIIVSIKWDYTSGSFGKTIEACFMNGSNEQIYDEPMKVTLVGFIRGFDTKKNPSSDTHILDQDKSIAEACLDLAEYQY